In Rhodamnia argentea isolate NSW1041297 chromosome 1, ASM2092103v1, whole genome shotgun sequence, the genomic window TCGAACTCGAGGTATTAAGAGGGATCGGTACACTGAATTTGGTCGGAATTGGGCCTGTTGTCCCGCTCCGTTTCTTAGACGCACAGAATGATAATTCTTCTGATAAATCTTCCAGAGGCGACCTCTTTCGGGGCTCTGAGGATTATTTTCAGTGGTTGAATTCGAAGGAGGAAGCATCGGTAATTTATGTAGCCTTTGGAAGCATGGCGACGCTATCGAAGGCGCAAAAGCGAGAAATGGCGTGCGGATTGCTAGAGACCAGCCGGCCATTCTTGTGGGTGATAAGGGAGAGCGATGGAGATGATGATGAACTCATTCACAAAGAGGAACTAGACAAGATAGGAGTGATAGTCCCATGGTGCTCTCAAACCGACGTGTTGTCGCATCCTTCGATAGGATGTTTCCTCACTcactgcgggtggaactcgACACTCGAGAGCTTGGCGTGCGGCGTTCCAATGGTGGCATTCCCCCAATTTGGCGACCAGATGACGAACGCGAAACTCGTCCAGGACGTGTGGAAGGTCGGGGTTCGAGTGTCCGAGATCAATGAAGAAGGCATTAACGTTGAGGGAGGCGAAATCAAGAAGTGCTTGGAATTGGTCATGGGAGGTGAAGAGATAGGTGAAGGAATCAGAAGGCATGCAAAGAAGTGGAAGGATTTGGCCATGGAGGCTTTCAAGGAGGGTGGATCTTCGGACAGAAATCTCAAGGCCTTTGTTgaagaattctcaaaagtaGATTAATTCACGACAAAATGCAATATGTTAGCTTGAATTTATATGTTCGTACCGTTCTTTAAATGTGCATGAATCTTTGGAAATTGTACCAATGTGAGTGGCATTATAGTTCATGTATGGATAAGGACAAATCTTATGTCGTGTACTAAAAgcgaaaataaaagaagtttGAACGAGCCTTGTTGATAGTGGTCAATTTCATTATTCCATTTATAACAGGTgaattattcgaattttgatgCTGCTGGTATATTGTTCACTATTTGGATTGATGTTTTTCTAATTTGAGA contains:
- the LOC115743434 gene encoding phloretin 4'-O-glucosyltransferase-like, which codes for MVPSHFLLVALPNRGAMNPALLLAERLARVGSHVTFLTTVSAHRRMINPVRLEGVTITTFSDGYDDGRKPGVDSERFYAEMERRGSEALSGLIKYSFGRGLRITCALHTVIPWVDDVARSFQIESVLVWIQPASVFSIYYYYFNGYEDVIKNVTSQSCDTSSLIRLPGLPPLTNRDVPSFFNHENKYAFVLPKLQSQFEQLTEGGNTKVVLVNTFDALELEVLRGIGTLNLVGIGPVVPLRFLDAQNDNSSDKSSRGDLFRGSEDYFQWLNSKEEASVIYVAFGSMATLSKAQKREMACGLLETSRPFLWVIRESDGDDDELIHKEELDKIGVIVPWCSQTDVLSHPSIGCFLTHCGWNSTLESLACGVPMVAFPQFGDQMTNAKLVQDVWKVGVRVSEINEEGINVEGGEIKKCLELVMGGEEIGEGIRRHAKKWKDLAMEAFKEGGSSDRNLKAFVEEFSKVD